In Rhizobium sp. CIAT894, the genomic window GCCGGATGCGCTGGACCTGATGCTGATCTGCGTCGAATCCGGCATCTCGATCGAGGCTGCGATGCGCCGTGTGTCGGAAGAACTCGGCGAGCAGTCGCCGGCGCTCGCCGAAGAAATGGTGCTGACCACGGCCGAACTCTCCTTCCTGCCGGATCGCCGCGTGGCGCTCGAAAATCTTGCGACGCGCACCCAGATCGAGCTGGTCCGCTCGGTGACCCAGGCGCTGATCCAGGCCGATCGCTACGGCACACCGGTCGCCCAGGCGCTGCGCGTTCTCGCCCAGGAAGGACGCGACGAACGCATGAACGAAGCGGAAAAGAAGGCGGCCGCCCTGCCGCCGAAACTGACAGTGCCGATGATCCTGTTCTTCCTGCCGGTGCTGATCGCCGTCATTCTCGGTCCGGCCGGCATCCAGGTGTCGGACAAGTTCTGATGCCTGACGCCGTTAAATCGATTCCGGTCTAAGCAATTATGCCGTAACCTTCGATCTCAAACGGGGGTTCCGCGATGTCTTCTACAGGCGTTTTCATCAGCATCATGGCGGCCCTGGCCGTCGGGGCCATGAGCCCCGGCCCGAGCTTCGTCGTCGTCTCGAGGATTGCCATTTCGCGGTCGCGGCTGGACGGTCTTGCGGCCGCGCTTGGCATGGGCGCCGGCGGTGTGGTTTTTGCCGTGCTGGCGCTCGCCGGTCTGACGGCGCTGCTGTCACAGTTCGAATGGCTCTATGTGCTGCTGAAAGTCGCAGGCGGCGCCTATCTCATCTATATCGCCGTCAACATCTGGAAAGGTGCTGCGCAGCCGCTCGAGGTTTCCGACGCCGTCCATAGCCGCCGTGCGCCGAGGCTGAGCTTCACGACCGCGCTGCTGACCCAACTGAGCAACCCGAAGACCATCATCGTCTATGCCAGCCTCTTTGCCGCGCTTCTGCCCAGGACGGTACCGCTTGATCTGATGATTGCGCTGCCGCTCGGCGTCTTTGCGGTGGAAGCTGGGTGGTATTCGATCGTGGCATTCGCCTTTTCGGCCCGCCATCCGCGGCGGCTCTATCTCGCGGCGAAAAGTTGGATAGACCGGGCCGCCGGTGCCGTCATGGGCGGTCTCGGACTTCGTCTTATACTGTCCGGCCTGAGCGCCCGCTAAGGCGATTGTCAGTTGGTATTGCTGCCGTCCGCGGCACCCGGCGTCTTGTCCTTGGCGGCGAGCTTCTGCCACGAATTCTGCTGCGAGAGCATGCCGCGGAGATAGGCGACATTGGCATCGGCCTGTTGCGGCGAAAGTTCGCGCCGGGCGATCTGCTCGGCCTCCGGGAAACGTCCCTGCAGGCCGACGACGAGCGCAAGGTTCTGCCTGACGCGGCTGTCGGCGGTGGGTTGGCTGGCGGCTGAGCGCAGATAGGTTTCGGCGGTGCGCAGATCGCCGGTCAGAACGTAGGACATGCCGAGGTTCGAAAGGATCGACGGCTCGTTCGGCTGGATGTCGAGCGCATCGCGATAACGTTGCCGGGCATCGCTCGCCCGGCCCATCTGGTCGAGGATCGCGCCCTCGGCCGAGATCAGCCTCCAGTCCGGACGGTCCGGCGTCTGGGCGCGGCCGATCGTGTCGAGCGCCTGCTGGAATTGGCCGGCTGCCGCCTGCGCCTTGCCGTAGGCGGCCAGCACATTGCGGTCGGCGGGATTGCTGATCGCCACCTGCT contains:
- a CDS encoding LysE family translocator, which encodes MSSTGVFISIMAALAVGAMSPGPSFVVVSRIAISRSRLDGLAAALGMGAGGVVFAVLALAGLTALLSQFEWLYVLLKVAGGAYLIYIAVNIWKGAAQPLEVSDAVHSRRAPRLSFTTALLTQLSNPKTIIVYASLFAALLPRTVPLDLMIALPLGVFAVEAGWYSIVAFAFSARHPRRLYLAAKSWIDRAAGAVMGGLGLRLILSGLSAR
- a CDS encoding tetratricopeptide repeat protein: MPASLTTTLTNRILQGAAASLIVLALAGCSTTTKDRMTTGSVPKLTKPVEEMDATELRSATDRLGQAYEKNPRDPVTGVNYANLLRMNGRDAQALAVMQQVAISNPADRNVLAAYGKAQAAAGQFQQALDTIGRAQTPDRPDWRLISAEGAILDQMGRASDARQRYRDALDIQPNEPSILSNLGMSYVLTGDLRTAETYLRSAASQPTADSRVRQNLALVVGLQGRFPEAEQIARRELSPQQADANVAYLRGMLSQQNSWQKLAAKDKTPGAADGSNTN